TACATCTACGTGGATACCGGAGCCATGTACAGGGCAGTCACCTGGTTCATGCTGAACCAAGGGATTTCTCCAGAAAATCCCGAAAAAGTGCTTCAACATGCACAAAATATGGTGATTGAATTAAAACCGCATGAAAATGGTCAAATGGTCTGGCTGAACGGGGAAGACGTCACGCCGTATATTCGTTCACATCAGGTTAGTGCAGTGGTATCCCAATATGCACGAATCGAGGGTTTGCGGATAAAGCTTGTCCGTTTACAGCAGCAAATGGCGGAAGATAAGGGCGTTGTCATGGATGGACGTGACATCGGCACAACCGTTTTGCCGGATGCTGAGGTGAAGATTTTCATGACGGCCAGTGTCAAGGAACGAGCTCTCCGCCGCTTCAATGAGTTGAGTGATGAAGGCATATCGCTGGAACAACTGGAAAGAGATATCGCAGAACGTGACAGGCTTGACCAGGAACGTGAAGTGTCGCCCCTCCGATGCGCAGAGGATGCCATCATACTGGATACGACACATATGGATATCAATCAGGTTGTGGAGGCAATTCTTTCATATTGCGAAACTTAAGTGGGATGGGGAGAAATGGGCATGATTTATGTTTTTTGCAGAGCGGTGGTCCGCGGTTTGTTCGCTATTCTCTACAGATTTGAATCTGTCGGCGTACATAACATTCCTTCAGAAGGCGGCGTGCTAATCTGTAGCAATCATATTAGCATTCGAGATCCGATATCTGTGGGCATTCACGTCAAGCGCCAGGTTAAGTTCATGGCCAAAGCGGAACTGTTCAACATTCCGGTGTTCGGATGGCTGGTTCGTCAGCTTGGAGCATTTCCGGTCAAGCGCGGGGGAGTAAGCAAAGATTCGATCAAAACCGCCCTCACGATTCTGCGTACGGGCGAGATCATGGGTATCTTTCCTGAGGGTACGCGCAATTCCGATTCAACTGCGGCCAAACGGGGTGCAGCTAGTTTCGCTCTCCGCAGCGGGGCGACGGTCATACCGGCTGCGATCATTGGAGATTACAAGCTTTTTCGCAAAGTGAAAATCATCTATGGTGCCCCTGTGGATCTATCACGGTTTGAAGGTGACAAGTCACCGGAAGCGCTGGATGCAGCAACCGAGTTGATCATGGCCAAGATTCACGAAATGCGCGCAAGCGGCAAGCCAACCGTGAACTGATTTATTTCGTTCCATGCATAAAAAGCATGGGGAGATTGGAAAGATACTACAGCAATTATGTTTTGAACTTCGCGAATGCGAGTTTAAATAAATGGGGTTTGAATTGAGGAGGTTATTTGACATGTCGGAAGAAACAAGAAATGAAGAGGCTGTAGAAAACCAAGAGCAGCTGGACCAAATCGTATCCTTGAAAAAAGGGGACACCGTGAAAGGGACGATCGTCAAACTGGAGGACAACCAAGCTTATGTAAGCATTGGATATAAATATGACGGCGTAATTCCTGTTCGCGAACTGTCTTCTGTGCAGCTTGATAACGCATCTGATGCGGTTCAGGTTGGCCAAGAGGTAGAGTGCAAAGTCGTTAGCATTAACGACGACAAGGAAAGCCTCGTTCTTTCCAAGCGCGCGATCGACACTGAGAATTCGTGGGAAGAGCTTGAGAAGCATTTTGCGGATCAGGACGTATTCGAAGTAACGGTGGCTGACGTTGTTAAAGGCGGACTCGTAGCCGATGTGGGTGCACGCGGATTTATTCCTGCATCCATGGTAGAGCGTCATTTCGTTGAAGATTTCAGCGACTACAAAGGCCGCACGCTTCGCGTGAAAGTGAAGGAACTGGACCGCGAGAACAACAAAGTGATCCTTTCCCAGAAGGATGTTCTTGAAGAAGAGTTCGAAGCCAACAAACAAAAAGTGATGTCCGAGCTTCAAGATGGCCAAGTGCTGGAAGGTACAGTACAACGCCTTACGCAATTCGGAGCATTTGTTGATGTTGGCGGGGTAGACGGTTTGGTTCACGTATCCGAGATCGCTTGGAGCCACGTCGACAAGCCTGCCGATGTACTGTCCGAAGGCGATCAAGTGCGTGTGAAGGTACTGAAAGTAGATCCTGAAAAAGGCAAAATCAGCCTCAGTATCAAAGCAGCCGCTCCAGGTCCTTGGGAAACAGCCGGCGAGCAATTCAACACGGGCGACATTGTAACAGGCGTTGTTAAACGTTTGGTTACTTTCGGTGCTTTCGTTGAACTGGCACCAGGTGTTGAAGGTTTGGTTCATATCTCCCAAATCTCCCACAAGCATATCGGTACACCGCAAGAAGTATTGAAAGAAGGCCAAGAAGTTCAGGTTAAAGTGCTTGATATCAACACTTCTGAGCAGCGTATCAGCCTGAGCATCAAAGAAACGGAAGAAGCGCCTGCTCAAGCTCCACGCGCTGAAAAACCGTCCAAAGGTCCTAAAATCGACCTGAAAGACAACCCGAACGTTTCTTTGAACAATCAAGGCATGAGCGTTACGCTTGGAGAGCGTTTCGGCGATAAGCTGAGCAAATTCAAGTAAGCCCGGGAACAGTTTTGTTCGGTCTATTGACCTATCATAACGAAGTCGGCGAACCCAGAAATCTGGGTTCGCCATTTGTTTTTTTAGGGGACGAACGTTTACGGATGTTGTAACATGGGGTAGAGCATAATAGAAATAAAGATGAAAGGTTAGCCAATTGTAACGTTTTTTGCTATGATGATAATCGTAAGAATTGACAGGAGGAGTGACTATGGCAAGACCCGTAGTGGCTATCGTTGGACGGCCTAACGTCGGTAAATCCACCATATTTAACCGATTGATTGGCGACAGATTAGCCATCGTTGAAGATAAACCGGGTATTACCCGTGACCGGATTTACGGTAGTGCCGAATGGAATGGTAAAGCGTTCAGCGTCATTGATACCGGCGGTATCGAAATCGACGGCGATGACATGATATTGAAATCCATCCGCATGCAGGCCGAGCTTGCAATTGAAGAAGCGGACGTCATCGTATTTATGTGCGATGCCAAGACAGGGGTTACCCAATCGGACGAGGAAGTTGCACAGATTCTGTTCCGTTCAGGTAAACCTGTCATACTAAGCGTAAACAAAGTGGATAATTTGAAGCGTGTTGATGATATCTATGAGTTCTATTCCCTCGGATTTGGCGATCCTGTCGGAATATCGGGCAGTCACGGCACAGGGATCGGCGACCTGCTGGACGTTGTGGTCGAGAATCTGCCGGAACTCGAAGACGATGGATATGACGAGGATGTTATTCGAGTTGCCCTGATTGGCAGACCGAATGTGGGCAAGTCCTCTCTGGTCAATGCCATTTTGGGAGAAGAGCGCGTCATTGTCAGTGACGTAGCCGGTACCACTCGCGATGCTATTGACACGCCGTTTGAGAAGGATGGGCAGCGGTATGTGCTCATCGATACGGCTGGTATGCGCAAACGCGGGAAAGTTTATGAGACCACGGAGAAATACAGTGTCATGCGCGCCATGCGTGCCATCGAGCGTGCGGATGTCGTTCTCGTCCTCATCAACGGGGAAGAAGGCATCATCGAGCAGGACAAGCATATTGCCGGTTATGCCTATGAGGCCGGTAAAGCCTCTTTGTTCGTTGTGAACAAATGGGATATGGTCGAGAAGGATGACAAAACGATGCAGCAGTTCGAGAAAAAGATCCGCGATCATTTCTTGTTCATGACCTATGCGCCGGTTGTTTTCCTGTCGGCCAAAACAAAGCAGCGTTTGCAGAAGCTGCTCCCTGTCGTTAAGCATGTGGCTGATCAGCATTCGCTGCGCGTGCAGACGCATCTCCTTAACGATGTCATATCCGATGCGATTGCCATCAATCCGCCTCCAACGGATAAGGGAAGAAGATTGCGTATTAACTATTCGACACAGGTTGCAGTCAAGCCGCCGACCATGGTCGTATTCGTCAACGATCCGGAATTGATGCACTTCTCATACGAGCGTTACCTTGAGAACAAGATTCGGGCCGCGTTTGACTTTGAAGGTACACCCATCAGGATATTTACTCGAAGAAAGTCTGATGAGAGTTAGGGGAGAATAGCTTGATTTTGGAGATCGTAGCGATAGTAGTGAGTTATTTACTCGGATCAGTAAGCTTCAGCGTACTGCTTGCCAAAATCCTGAAAGGGATTGACATTCGTCAGCATGGCAGCGGCAACGCCGGGGCAACCAATACCCTTCGCGTCCTGGGAAAGGGACCTGCCATACTGGTATTGGCTTTGGATGTAATTAAGGGCATCGCTGCGGTTTGGATCGGACGATGGCTCGGGGGAGACAATGCGTGGCTGCCGGGATTGTGCGGTATTGCGGCCATTATCGGTCATAACTGGCCTCTATACTTCCGCTTTCGAGGCGGCAAAGGGATTGCAACAGCCATTGGGGTGCTTGCTACGCTTTGCTTTATACCAGCGTTTATAGCAGGCATTATCGCAATTCTATCCATTGTTTTTACCCGTTATGTATCTTTGGGTTCCCTTATATTTGTAGTGCTTACCCCTGTTTTTCTATTGATCGCGGATTATTCGTGGCCGATCTTTTGGACGAGCTTGATCATATGCATATTCGCCTTCTGGCGGCATCGCTCGAACATCGTGAAGCTTGTGCAGGGGCGTGAAAACAAGCTGGGGTCCGGAAAAGGAAAGGACAAAGGAGGGAAGCGCGTTGTCTGACAAAGTCGCTGTTCTGGTGGCAGGCAGTTGGGGAACCGCTTTGGCAAGTGTTCTCGCTTCAAATGATCTGGATGTGGTCGTCTGGACAAGAACGGAGGAACAGACTCGTGAAATCAACGAGTCGCATACCAACACCCGTTATTTACCCGGAGTGGAGCTACCACCGAATATTCGCGCTACAACCGATATGAAAGAGGCAGTCTCTTCGGCTGCAGCCGTAGTTATTGTTGCGCCTTCGTCCGCGATGCGGGAGGTGACGGGCCAGCTGAAGCAGTACTGGACCGAAGATATGCTGGTGATTCACGCAACCAAAGGATTTGAGATCGAATCCTTGAAGCGGATGTCCACGGTCATATCCGAGGAGCTTGGCTGCGAGGAAGGCCGCGTAGTGGTATTATCAGGACCAAGCCATGCGGAGGAAGTGGTCAGACGCTGCCCGACAACGGTTGTTGTGGCGTCTTTGGATGCCGAGGCGGCAGTAGCCGCTCAGGATTTGTTCATGAACACGTATTTCAGAGTGTACACGAACCGGGATATGATCGGTGTAGAGCTGGCCGGGGCTTTGAAGAATATCATAGCTTTAGGGGCCGGGATGTCCGACGGACTCGGTTTTGGTGACAACGCCAAGGCAGCGCTTATTACGAGAGGTTTGGCAGAAATTTTGCGAATCGGCATGGAAATGGGCGCGAATCCGCTGACGTTTGCCGGGCTTGCGGGAATCGGTGACCTCGTGGTTACCGCCACCAGCCAGCACAGCCGAAACTGGCGAGCTGGTTCGATGCTTGGTCAGGGGAAGAAGTTAGATGAGGTTCTGGGCTCCATGGGTATGGTTGTGGAAGGAATACGCACGACCCAAGCCGCACATGCCATTTCCGAGAAATACGGCGTACAGATGCCGATTGCCGACCAACTGTACCATGTGTTGTTTAAAGACCGGAATCCCCGGATCGCCGTAGAAGCCTTGATGGGCCGGGATCCCAAAACAGAGATGGAAATGATGCCGCTTGAAACTTGGGAGCAATGGCACACCTAGCTTATTCACCATTCCGATGATTGACTCATATATTGATGTGAGGATGTCGGAGGAGGGGTGGAAATGAGCAAAAGCTTTCACAAGGATGTACTCAATGCGATTAACAAGAAAAGCGGCAAGAAAATTTCTTCAGGGGCTGTCAATAAGCTGGCTAGCACGGTTAAGCCGTCTACAATGCAAAATGAAGCCCAGCTCCGCCAGCTGATCAAGCAGGTATCTTCGATGGCGAACATACCTGTTAGTGAGGACACGATCCAGGAGATTGTCGGCGCGGTGAAGAAGAGTGGCATGAATCCGAGCAATATGGAAGCCTTGATGAAAATGATGATGAACAAATAAGATACGATGATGATGTTGAACAAAAGACGCTCCGGATTGGATAGCGGCTTTTGTTCTTTTTTTCGACATACCTGAGGTGAGGCGCTATCATTTTCGTGATATAATAGGTTGAAATTGATGA
This Paenibacillus sp. JZ16 DNA region includes the following protein-coding sequences:
- the rpsA gene encoding 30S ribosomal protein S1 encodes the protein MSEETRNEEAVENQEQLDQIVSLKKGDTVKGTIVKLEDNQAYVSIGYKYDGVIPVRELSSVQLDNASDAVQVGQEVECKVVSINDDKESLVLSKRAIDTENSWEELEKHFADQDVFEVTVADVVKGGLVADVGARGFIPASMVERHFVEDFSDYKGRTLRVKVKELDRENNKVILSQKDVLEEEFEANKQKVMSELQDGQVLEGTVQRLTQFGAFVDVGGVDGLVHVSEIAWSHVDKPADVLSEGDQVRVKVLKVDPEKGKISLSIKAAAPGPWETAGEQFNTGDIVTGVVKRLVTFGAFVELAPGVEGLVHISQISHKHIGTPQEVLKEGQEVQVKVLDINTSEQRISLSIKETEEAPAQAPRAEKPSKGPKIDLKDNPNVSLNNQGMSVTLGERFGDKLSKFK
- a CDS encoding stage VI sporulation protein F gives rise to the protein MSKSFHKDVLNAINKKSGKKISSGAVNKLASTVKPSTMQNEAQLRQLIKQVSSMANIPVSEDTIQEIVGAVKKSGMNPSNMEALMKMMMNK
- a CDS encoding NAD(P)H-dependent glycerol-3-phosphate dehydrogenase, which produces MSDKVAVLVAGSWGTALASVLASNDLDVVVWTRTEEQTREINESHTNTRYLPGVELPPNIRATTDMKEAVSSAAAVVIVAPSSAMREVTGQLKQYWTEDMLVIHATKGFEIESLKRMSTVISEELGCEEGRVVVLSGPSHAEEVVRRCPTTVVVASLDAEAAVAAQDLFMNTYFRVYTNRDMIGVELAGALKNIIALGAGMSDGLGFGDNAKAALITRGLAEILRIGMEMGANPLTFAGLAGIGDLVVTATSQHSRNWRAGSMLGQGKKLDEVLGSMGMVVEGIRTTQAAHAISEKYGVQMPIADQLYHVLFKDRNPRIAVEALMGRDPKTEMEMMPLETWEQWHT
- the der gene encoding ribosome biogenesis GTPase Der; this translates as MARPVVAIVGRPNVGKSTIFNRLIGDRLAIVEDKPGITRDRIYGSAEWNGKAFSVIDTGGIEIDGDDMILKSIRMQAELAIEEADVIVFMCDAKTGVTQSDEEVAQILFRSGKPVILSVNKVDNLKRVDDIYEFYSLGFGDPVGISGSHGTGIGDLLDVVVENLPELEDDGYDEDVIRVALIGRPNVGKSSLVNAILGEERVIVSDVAGTTRDAIDTPFEKDGQRYVLIDTAGMRKRGKVYETTEKYSVMRAMRAIERADVVLVLINGEEGIIEQDKHIAGYAYEAGKASLFVVNKWDMVEKDDKTMQQFEKKIRDHFLFMTYAPVVFLSAKTKQRLQKLLPVVKHVADQHSLRVQTHLLNDVISDAIAINPPPTDKGRRLRINYSTQVAVKPPTMVVFVNDPELMHFSYERYLENKIRAAFDFEGTPIRIFTRRKSDES
- the cmk gene encoding (d)CMP kinase yields the protein MVTQGTGYRDRINIAIDGPAGAGKSTVARMVASRLQYIYVDTGAMYRAVTWFMLNQGISPENPEKVLQHAQNMVIELKPHENGQMVWLNGEDVTPYIRSHQVSAVVSQYARIEGLRIKLVRLQQQMAEDKGVVMDGRDIGTTVLPDAEVKIFMTASVKERALRRFNELSDEGISLEQLERDIAERDRLDQEREVSPLRCAEDAIILDTTHMDINQVVEAILSYCET
- the plsY gene encoding glycerol-3-phosphate 1-O-acyltransferase PlsY, whose translation is MILEIVAIVVSYLLGSVSFSVLLAKILKGIDIRQHGSGNAGATNTLRVLGKGPAILVLALDVIKGIAAVWIGRWLGGDNAWLPGLCGIAAIIGHNWPLYFRFRGGKGIATAIGVLATLCFIPAFIAGIIAILSIVFTRYVSLGSLIFVVLTPVFLLIADYSWPIFWTSLIICIFAFWRHRSNIVKLVQGRENKLGSGKGKDKGGKRVV
- a CDS encoding lysophospholipid acyltransferase family protein; this translates as MIYVFCRAVVRGLFAILYRFESVGVHNIPSEGGVLICSNHISIRDPISVGIHVKRQVKFMAKAELFNIPVFGWLVRQLGAFPVKRGGVSKDSIKTALTILRTGEIMGIFPEGTRNSDSTAAKRGAASFALRSGATVIPAAIIGDYKLFRKVKIIYGAPVDLSRFEGDKSPEALDAATELIMAKIHEMRASGKPTVN